A single window of Carassius auratus strain Wakin chromosome 9, ASM336829v1, whole genome shotgun sequence DNA harbors:
- the LOC113109369 gene encoding cyclin-dependent kinase 5 activator 1-like, with translation MGTVLSISPIVTKGTILKDGGDGETEKSLKKPSVVVSTLTFKRLMTASCQRKSAKKVSPNPLLLPASSDSQVEHLNQENSRKSQQSEKKTKTVPLVVPIPTVPPNLDQDRDLFTPAAKQLVSVQKQTSSQSLVSPRQVIVQASTGELLRCLGEFLCKRCCKVRELTPNEVVLWFRNVDRTLLLQGWQDQGFITPANLVFVYLLVRETVSQDVDSSHELHGTFLTCLYLAYSYMGNEISYPLKPFMVDTNQDVFWERSLDVIDKLSGKMLQINMDPHFFTEVFQDLKTEGDYKKDAGELDR, from the coding sequence ATGGGGACCGTGCTCTCTATATCCCCTATAGTAACTAAGGGGACCATTCTGAAAGATGGAGGAGACGGGGAAACAGAGAAAAGCCTTAAAAAGCCGTCAGTGGTCGTGTCCACGCTCACATTTAAGCGGCTAATGACTGCATCATGTCAGAGAAAAAGTGCCAAGAAAGTAAGTCCGAATCCTCTTCTTCTGCCAGCGAGCAGCGACAGTCAGGTCGagcatctgaatcaggagaactCCAGGAAATCGCAACAGTCCGAGAAGAAAACGAAAACTGTACCTCTCGTGGTACCCATCCCCACGGTTCCTCCCAATCTAGATCAGGATCGGGACCTGTTCACTCCAGCGGCGAAGCAACTGGTGTCGGTTCAGAAGCAGACCAGCAGCCAGTCGCTCGTCTCGCCGAGGCAGGTGATCGTCCAGGCCTCCACCGGGGAGCTGCTCCGTTGTCTTGGCGAATTCCTCTGCAAACGATGCTGCAAAGTCAGGGAACTCACCCCAAACGAGGTTGTCCTCTGGTTCCGAAACGTGGACAGGACTCTGCTGTTGCAGGGCTGGCAGGACCAAGGGTTCATCACGCCTGCCAACCTCGTGTTCGTCTATCTGCTCGTTAGGGAAACTGTAAGCCAGGATGTTGACAGTTCACATGAACTCCACGGGACCTTTCTGACCTGCCTCTATCTGGCGTATTCCTACATGGGGAACGAGATCTCGTACCCTCTCAAGCCCTTCATGGTCGACACCAATCAGGACGTGTTCTGGGAACGTTCGTTAGATGTCATCGATAAACTGAGCGGCAAAATGCTGCAGATTAACATGGATCCGCACTTTTTTACAGAGGTTTTCCAAGACTTAAAAACCGAAGGCGATTATAAGAAGGATGCAGGCGAACTGGATCGTTGA
- the fev gene encoding protein FEV isoform X1, whose translation MHLLRFMILQYLRRHLEYKSQLILNVIFIGNVFETYFKRFLSDPTENLLKESKGSSWTPINTGVQKGSGQIQLWQFLLELLSDSANMTCIAWEGTNGEFKLIDPDEVARRWGERKSKPNMNYDKLSRALRYYYDKNIMTKVHGKRYAYKFDFNGLAQVCQPSSTEQAIYKFQSNFAPLQFSGISKLSLVAPGAGPSGFSYWPGSHPTLYHSHNLQAPGPFGAVSASHISCVNNINSLNNLNNINSHYN comes from the exons ATGCATCTTTTGCGTTTTATGATTCTCCAATATTTAAGAAGGCATTTAGAATATAAATCACAGCTAATTCTAAATGTCATTTTCATAGGAAACGTATTTGAAACGTATTTCAAACGCTTTCTTTCAGACCCTACAGAAAATCTTTTGAAGGAAAGTAAAGGCTCTTCTTGGACCCCCATCAACACAGGAGTGCAAAAAG GAAGTGGACAAATCCAGCTATGGCAGTTTCTTCTGGAGCTGCTGTCTGACAGCGCCAATATGACCTGCATCGCCTGGGAGGGCACCAATGGAGAGTTTAAACTGATAGACCCAGACGAGGTGGCCAGACGGTGGGGGGAACGCAAGAGTAAACCGAACATGAACTATGACAAACTGAGCCGAGCTCTGCGCTATTACTACGACAAAAACATCATGACCAAGGTGCACGGAAAGCGTTACGCGTACAAATTTGACTTTAACGGCCTGGCGCAAGTGTGCCAGCCCTCCTCAACCGAACAAGCTATTTACAAATTCCAGAGCAACTTCGCTCCCCTCCAGTTTTCAGGCATTTCCAAACTCAGTCTGGTTGCTCCAGGTGCTGGTCCGTCGGGGTTCTCATACTGGCCCGGATCTCACCCGACCCTCTATCACAGCCACAACCTGCAAGCCCCAGGACCCTTCGGTGCCGTGTCTGCGTCACATATAAGCTGCGTAAACAATATCAACAGTTTAAATAACCTGAATAATATCAATAGTCACTATAACTGA
- the fev gene encoding protein FEV isoform X2, translated as MKAYPFTSSTATTMRQNCGGSLMFNMYLSDPTENLLKESKGSSWTPINTGVQKGSGQIQLWQFLLELLSDSANMTCIAWEGTNGEFKLIDPDEVARRWGERKSKPNMNYDKLSRALRYYYDKNIMTKVHGKRYAYKFDFNGLAQVCQPSSTEQAIYKFQSNFAPLQFSGISKLSLVAPGAGPSGFSYWPGSHPTLYHSHNLQAPGPFGAVSASHISCVNNINSLNNLNNINSHYN; from the exons ATGAAAGCCTACCCTTTCACGTCCTCCACCGCCACCACAATGCGACAGAACTGCGGAGGAAGCCTTATGTTTAACATGTATCTCTCAG ACCCTACAGAAAATCTTTTGAAGGAAAGTAAAGGCTCTTCTTGGACCCCCATCAACACAGGAGTGCAAAAAG GAAGTGGACAAATCCAGCTATGGCAGTTTCTTCTGGAGCTGCTGTCTGACAGCGCCAATATGACCTGCATCGCCTGGGAGGGCACCAATGGAGAGTTTAAACTGATAGACCCAGACGAGGTGGCCAGACGGTGGGGGGAACGCAAGAGTAAACCGAACATGAACTATGACAAACTGAGCCGAGCTCTGCGCTATTACTACGACAAAAACATCATGACCAAGGTGCACGGAAAGCGTTACGCGTACAAATTTGACTTTAACGGCCTGGCGCAAGTGTGCCAGCCCTCCTCAACCGAACAAGCTATTTACAAATTCCAGAGCAACTTCGCTCCCCTCCAGTTTTCAGGCATTTCCAAACTCAGTCTGGTTGCTCCAGGTGCTGGTCCGTCGGGGTTCTCATACTGGCCCGGATCTCACCCGACCCTCTATCACAGCCACAACCTGCAAGCCCCAGGACCCTTCGGTGCCGTGTCTGCGTCACATATAAGCTGCGTAAACAATATCAACAGTTTAAATAACCTGAATAATATCAATAGTCACTATAACTGA